A single region of the Salvia splendens isolate huo1 chromosome 18, SspV2, whole genome shotgun sequence genome encodes:
- the LOC121775868 gene encoding transcription factor MYB114-like: MENNNNNNNNNNNNNKGMRKGAWTKEEDLLLRDCIRKYGEGKWHLVPLRAGLKRCRKSCRLRWLNYLRPDLNRGFFTNDEVDLIVRLHKLLGNRWSLIAGRLPGRTANDVKNFWNSHISKRPPKEKTITESNIVRPRARTLSTSHPPSWSTKLAVSSSSTPAEKLPSNNDPTRPSSSALQDDLDECMQWWGDLLEMAENGVTNPFMLSDDDVARVPEPGIGDLGGADEDGLTFDAEMLFGG, from the exons atggaaaataataataacaacaataataataataataataataataaaggaATGAGAAAAGGAGCGTGGACTAAAGAGGAGGATCTTCTTCTCCGAGACTGCATTCGTAAATACGGAGAAGGCAAATGGCATCTCGTCCCTCTCCGTGCTG GGTTGAAGAGATGTAGGAAGAGTTGCAGGCTGAGATGGCTCAACTATCTCCGACCCGATCTTAACAGAGGCTTTTTTACGAATGATGAAGTTGATCTCATTGTCAGGCTTCATAAACTGTTAGGCAACAG ATGGTCGCTGATCGCCGGCAGACTTCCCGGACGGACTGCAAACGACGTCAAGAACTTCTGGAACAGCCACATTTCGAAGCGACCGCCCAAAGAAAAAACCATCACGGAGAGCAACATCGTACGGCCTCGAGCTCGGACCTTGTCCACCTCACACCCTCCGTCTTGGTCCACCAAACTAGCCGTGTCGAGCTCATCCACTCCCGCTGAGAAACTTCCCTCGAACAACGATCCAACGAGGCCGTCTTCATCAGCGCTGCAGGATGATCTGGACGAGTGCATGCAGTGGTGGGGAGACTTGCTCGAGATGGCGGAAAATGGGGTAACCAATCCGTTTATGCTCTCCGATGATGACGTGGCACGTGTACCAGAGCCGGGGATAGGGGATCTCGGCGGCGCCGATGAAGACGGCTTGACGTTTGATGCGGAAATGTTGTTTGGAGGTTGA